The nucleotide sequence GGTATGTCCGCGTGGAAGAGGACGACGGCGATCACCGCGACGGCGCGTAACCCCTCGATGTCGGGGCGAAATCCCGGCTTGGCGGAGCGTCGACCCGATGCTGCTTCGCTAGGGCTAACGCTGTCAATCGGGTGCAAAGCCACCTGCCAGGGGAGAGACGAATTCATCGAGTCGACGCATTATCACACGCGCGTGGAACACGCCGGGCCGATTCCGTCGCCGTCCCATTCGCGACCCCTCAACGGCGGAGCGGGCAGCCGTCGGCAATGCAGCCGGGGCAACGTCGCCAACCCTGACGGAAGCGGACGTGGTCCTCGAGTTGGGCAATATCACACACCTGTCAAACGCATTGGGTATGTTGACGAATCATTACGTCGGCGTCGTCGGCTCGGAGGGTTTTTGGGCTGTGCACGAGCCGACACCACCCGGAGCTCCCGCGCCGACCGAGCACGTCGAGTCTGGCCGAAACCTTGGAGGTGAACCGGTGCGCGTAGTCGACAGTCCGACGGTGAAAAGCACCGAAGTGGATCGGACGACGCTGCATAGAATATGGAAGGCGATTGTCGTCGGCATCGCGCTTCTGCTGGCCACGGCATGCTATTTCGCTCCGATACTGCTCGCCGTGTTGGGCACGGTTCTGCTGCTACTTTTCTGCGCGCGCCTCTTATATCGCGATCGCGACCGCTACATCCCGTGCCTGTATGCCCGGGACACCCGGGTGTACGACGACGCCTATCGCACCTTCATCGCCCGCACGCTCGAGGACATTCGGCGGTGCAAAATCGGCGGCCACCCGCTGTTGTGGGAAGCGTCGCAACTGGCGCGACCCAACGGCGCGGACTCCGACGAGCTACTGCTGGATCTGGGCGTCTGGCTTGGCTGGTCGACCAGGCTGATCTCTGAGGCTTCCGGTCGCCAGGTTTACGGCTTCGACACCTTTGAGGGCCTGGTCGAAGACTGGCAGATCGATGACCAAATGCTGCTGAAGCAGGGCACCTTTTCACTAGCCGAACCGCTCGCGCAACGCACCATGCGGGATACGGGCGTGAGCCTGCAGGACGGGATTCCCGCGCCGCTGGGTCGCAAGGTCCAGTTCATCAAGGGACGCACCTACGACACGCTGGAACCGTTCCTGGCGGCGCGGCCGACCGCCCCGATCAGCCTCTTCCACATGGATTTGGACACCTACGAGAGTTGCCTGCACGCGCTGGAGACCTGCAAGGACCACTTCGTCGAGGGATCCGTGCTGGTCTTCGACGAATACCTGGTGACCAACGCCGAAATGCTTGCGTTCTTTGAGTTCCAGAGCAAATACGAGCTGGAATGGCGATACCGGGCCTGGGGTCTGGAGATCATGCAGATGAATCTCGAGATGGTCGTCGGGCGCTGGAAGCGCGTGACGTACTACTTGCTCTGGATCGCCGCGTATTGGTTGGCGGGCGACGGCAGCTATGCCTGGCAGTTCTTCCGTCCGCGGTTCTGGCGCTTCTGGTTGGGCGCACCGGTCGGCGACATTTTGTTCCTGCTCGGTGCCGTCGGGCAACGCAAGTCGGTCAGCCTCGAAATCACCGGTCTGGGCAAGCTTGACCACTCCCGCACGCGTGACCAGAACGCCGGATGAATGAAATTTGTCCTGGCCAGCTGGGGAAGTCGCGGCGACATCGAACCGAACCTCGCCGTCGGCCGCGAGTTGGCGCGCCGAGGGCACGAGGTGTGCATGGCGGTCCCGCCCGACCTGGTCGGCTTCACCAAGTCGGCCGGGGTCGCGGCGGTCGGCTTCGGCCCGGAGGCGCGGTCCATCCTGGACGCGCACCGCGAATTCTGGACGTGCTTCTTCAGCCGGCCCTGGCGCATCCGTGAGCTGACCAGGGCGCGGCTCGCGATCGCGGGGCCGCTGCTGCAGGGCTGGCAGGAGATGAGTACGACGCTGAGATCGCTGGCCGACGGCGCCGACCTCATCTTCACCGCCATCAATTTCGAGGACGCCGCCGCCAACGTCGCCGAGTACTACGACATTCCGTTGGCCACGCTGCATTACTTCCCCCTGCGCCCCAACGGCCAGACGCTGCGATTCTTGCCGGCGCCGGTGGCCCGCGCCGCGGTGACGGCGTTCTGGTGGGTGTCCTGGCGCGGCACAAAGAAGGCCGAGGACGCCCAGCGTCGTGAACTTGGTCTACCGCGGGCCAGGGGCTCGGCGCCGCGGCGGATCACCGAACGTGGATCGCTGGAGATCCAGGCCTACGACGAGGCGTGCTTTCCCGGCCTGGCCGCCGAGTGGGCCGAATATGAGCGGCGGCGGTCCCCCCAGCGACCTTTTGTCGGCACGCTGACGCTGGACGTGCAGACGGATGCCGACGAGGAGGTCGCCGCCTGGATCGCGGCGGGAACGCCACCGATCTTCTTCGGGTTCGGCAGCATTCCGGTCGAATCTCCGGCCGACACGATCGCCATGATCGCCGCGGCCTGCGCGCAGTTGGGTGAGCGGGCGTTGGTGGGCGCCGCCGGCACCGACTACGGCGACGTCCCGCATTTCGACCACGTCAAGGTCGTGGGCACGATGAATTACGGCACCGTCTTCCCGGCCTGCCGCGCGGTCGTCCATCACGGCGGTTCGAGCACGACACCCATCGCCATGCGCGCGGGGGTCCCCCAACTGATCCTGTTTTGGGACCTGGTGCACGCGGTCTACGGGGCCGCGGTCAAACGGCTCAAGGTGGGCACCGCCCGGCGATTTTCCACCGCGAACGAGAAATCGCTGGTCGCGGATCTGCGCACCATTCTCGCGCCCGAGTACGCCGCGCGTGCCCGTGAACTTGCCACCCAAATGACGGAACCCGCCAAAAGCGCCGCCACGGCCGCCGACCTGCTGGAAGATTTCGCTCGCTCGAACCGTGTTGGCTGAGCCTCGCCGTGTCTTACCATGGCCCGGGGGGTTCGCGGCTACCCGGTAGGGAAGCGTCAAAAAGCAAAGCCAATCGGCGCAGGTCGCAGAAGAATTCGGGCTCACAGAACACTATGCGCGTACCAATTATCGAATCGCCTGACAGGCGTCTCACCAGGAAGTATGGTTTGGAACTTGTTACACCTATGTCGATTAGATGGTGGGGAGACCCGGTTGAGCATCAAACCGCTGGATGATGGCTGCAGTTTTTTCGTGGTGATGGGTGGCCGGAAATGACCGATCTCCAAAATCAGGCCCTGCCTTCCACCGAGGCAGCCACCGAAACAATGGGTGAGAGTTTCGCGATCATCGGCTACGCGCTGCGCCTCCCGGGTGCCGCGAATGCCGACGAATTCTGGGATGTGCTGGCCGAAGGCCGCGATGCGATCTCGGAGGTGCCTTCAGACCGCTGGGACGTCGACGAGTTCTACGACCCGGACCCCGACGCGCCGGGGAAGATCGTCAGCCGCCGGGCGGGCTTCATCGATGACGCGACCGGCTTCGACGCGCCGTTCTTCGGGCTGTCCAACCGGGAGACGATGCTGATCGACCCGCAGCATCGGCTGTTGCTGGAGACGGCCTGGCGGGCGGTGGAGCACTCGGGCACCGCGCCATCGGCCTTGGCGGGCACCCGCACGGGCGTGTTCATGGGCTTGGGCACCCACGACTACCTGGGACTGATCTCCGAACAACTGGACTACGACGAGATCCAGGCCTACGTGGCCATCGGCACGTCGGCCGCCGCGGGCGCGGGCCGGATCAGCTACGGGCTGGGCCTGCAGGGCCCCGCGGTCACCGTCGACACGGCCTGCAGCTCGTCGCTGGTCGCGGTGCACCAGGCGTGCCAGGCGCTGCGCTACGGCGAATGTGACCTGGCGCTGGTCGGCGGCGCGAACGTCCTGCTCAGCGCCAAGACGGCGATGACCTTCTCGCACGCGCACATGCTGGCTCCGGACGGCAAGTGCAAGACCTTCGACGCGGCCGCGGACGGCTACGTGCGCGGCGAGGGCGTCGGCGTCGTCATCGTGAAGCGGCTCGAGGACGCGATCCGCGACGGTGACCGAATTCGGGCCGTGATCCGGGGCAGCGCCGTCAACCAGGACGGCGCGTCGGGCGGTCTGACCGTGCCCAACGGGGTCGCCCAGCAACGCGTCATCGCCGACGCGCTGGCGCACGCCGGCGTCTCCGCCGCCGACGTCGGATACCTGGAGGCGCACGGCACCGGGACGTCGCTGGGTGACCCGATCGAAGTCCAGGCCGCCGCCGCGGCGCTGGGCAAGGGCCGCGCCGACGACCGGCCGCTGCTGATCGGATCCGTGAAGACAAACATCGGGCACCTGGAAGCGGCCGCGGGCATCGCGGGCCTGATCAAGGTCATCCTGTCCCTCGAGCACGAGGAACTGCCCAAGCACCTGCACTTCCAGAACCCGTCGCCGCACATCCCCTGGGACCGCCTTCCGGTGCGGGTCGTGGACCAGGCCACCCCCTGGGCGCGCGACGGGCGGCCCCGCATCGCCGGGATCAGTTCGTTCGGGTTCTCCGGAACCAACTCGCACGTCATCATCGAGGAAGCACCGGTCGAGGTGGGCCAGGCCGCCGGCGCGCCGGCGCCCGCCGACGATCGGCGCTTTTCCGTGTTGCCGCTCTCGGCGCGCAGCCCCGAGGCGTTGGTGGCGCTCGCCGACGGCTACCGCAGCTGGTTGGCGGCGAACCCCGAAGCATCGCTGGCCGACGTGTGCTACACGGCCGGGGTGGGGCGCTCGCACCTCGAGCACCGGGCCGCGGTGGTGGTGAATTCGAGCGAGTCCGCCCGCGAATTCCTCGGCGCGCTGGCCGACGATCGCCCCGCGCCGGGATTGCTGCGGGGAGAATGCACCGACAAGCCGAAGACCGCGTGGTTGTTCACCGGTCAGGGCAGCCAGTACACCGGCATGGCCCGGGAGCTGTTCGAGACCGAGCCGGTGTTCGCCGAGACGTTGAACCGGTGCGCGGCCGCGGTGGCCGACGTGCTCGAAAAGCCGTTGCTGGACGTCATTTTCGACGCCGCCAACGAAGACACCCTGCGGCAGACCGCCTATGCCCAGCCCGCCCTGTTCGCGGTGGGGATGGGCCTGGCCCGGTTGTGGCAGTCGTGGGGCTTCGAGCCCGACGTGCTGATCGGTCACAGCGTCGGCCAGTACACGGCGGCCTGCGTCGCGGGTGTGTTCAGCCTCGAGGACGGCATGCGGCTGATGGCCGAGCGCGGCCGGCTGTTCGGCAGCCTGCCCGCCGGCGGCCGGATGGCCGCGGTGTTCGCCGCCGCCGAGCGGGTGGAAAGCCTCACCGACGAGTTCCCGAGCCTGTCGGTGGCCGCCTACAACGGCGCCAACACCGTGCTGTCCGGGCCGGGGCAGGATTTGGAACAGGCGGTCGCCAAGCTGAGCGACGACGGCGTGCGTTGCGACTGGCTGGACACCAGCCACGCCTTCCACTCGGCGCTGCTGGATCCGGTCCTCGACGAGTTCGAGGCCTTCGCGGATCGATTCGAGTTCCGTTCGCCGCAAAAGACGTTGGTGTGCAACCGCACCGGCGCGGCCCTGGGCAGAAGCGCGAAATTGGACGGCGGGTACTGGCGCCGCCACGCGCGGCAGCCGGTCGAGTTCGCCAAGAGCGTGCGCACCCTGTCGGATCTGCGGTGCACGATGCTGCTGGAGATCGGGCCGCAGCCGGTGCTCACCGCCGCGGCGATGCGGGCCTGGCCCGACCCGGCGACCGCACCGCGGGCGATCGCGTCGTTGCGCAAGAACGTCGCCGACCACCGCCAGATCACCGAGGCCCTGGCCAACGCGTACGTCGCCGGCCACCGGCCCGACTTCGGTGCGCTGCGGCAAGGAACGGCGCGCAAGGTCGATCTGCCCACCTATCCGTTCCAGCACCGTCAGTACTGGTTCCGTGAGGACCGGGTCGCCGACGGCCGGCAACCCTCGAGCCGGGGCTCGGGTCAGGGCGAGGCCGTGCGCACCGACACCGTCCGGCTGCTCGAGGACGGACGGATCGAGGAGCTCGCCGCGCTGCTCGACGGCGCCAACGGCAATCAGTCGGCCGTCGATGTGCTGAAACAGCTTGCCGCACAACACAACCAGCAGCGTGGAGCGCAGTCCATCACGGACTCCCGCT is from Mycobacterium conspicuum and encodes:
- a CDS encoding class I SAM-dependent methyltransferase codes for the protein MKSTEVDRTTLHRIWKAIVVGIALLLATACYFAPILLAVLGTVLLLLFCARLLYRDRDRYIPCLYARDTRVYDDAYRTFIARTLEDIRRCKIGGHPLLWEASQLARPNGADSDELLLDLGVWLGWSTRLISEASGRQVYGFDTFEGLVEDWQIDDQMLLKQGTFSLAEPLAQRTMRDTGVSLQDGIPAPLGRKVQFIKGRTYDTLEPFLAARPTAPISLFHMDLDTYESCLHALETCKDHFVEGSVLVFDEYLVTNAEMLAFFEFQSKYELEWRYRAWGLEIMQMNLEMVVGRWKRVTYYLLWIAAYWLAGDGSYAWQFFRPRFWRFWLGAPVGDILFLLGAVGQRKSVSLEITGLGKLDHSRTRDQNAG
- a CDS encoding glycosyltransferase gives rise to the protein MKFVLASWGSRGDIEPNLAVGRELARRGHEVCMAVPPDLVGFTKSAGVAAVGFGPEARSILDAHREFWTCFFSRPWRIRELTRARLAIAGPLLQGWQEMSTTLRSLADGADLIFTAINFEDAAANVAEYYDIPLATLHYFPLRPNGQTLRFLPAPVARAAVTAFWWVSWRGTKKAEDAQRRELGLPRARGSAPRRITERGSLEIQAYDEACFPGLAAEWAEYERRRSPQRPFVGTLTLDVQTDADEEVAAWIAAGTPPIFFGFGSIPVESPADTIAMIAAACAQLGERALVGAAGTDYGDVPHFDHVKVVGTMNYGTVFPACRAVVHHGGSSTTPIAMRAGVPQLILFWDLVHAVYGAAVKRLKVGTARRFSTANEKSLVADLRTILAPEYAARARELATQMTEPAKSAATAADLLEDFARSNRVG